One genomic segment of Sminthopsis crassicaudata isolate SCR6 chromosome 2, ASM4859323v1, whole genome shotgun sequence includes these proteins:
- the CRABP1 gene encoding cellular retinoic acid-binding protein 1, producing the protein MPNFAGTWKMRSSENFDELLKALGVNAMLRKVAVAAASKPHVEIRQDGDQFYIKTATTVRTTEINFKVGEGFDEETVDGRKCRSLPTWENENKIYCTQTLVEGDGPKTYWTRELANDELILTFGADDVVCTRIYVRE; encoded by the exons ATGCCCAACTTCGCCGGCACCTGGAAGATGCGGAGCAGCGAGAATTTCGACGAGCTCCTCAAGGCGCTGG GTGTGAACGCCATGCTGAGGAAGGTGGCCGTGGCCGCGGCCTCCAAGCCGCACGTGGAGATCCGCCAGGACGGGGACCAGTTCTACATCAAGACCGCCACCACCGTGCGCACCACCGAGATTAACTTCAAGGTTGGGGAGGGCTTCGATGAGGAGACGGTGGATGGGCGCAAGTGCCGG AGTTTGCCCACTTgggagaatgaaaataaaatctactGCACACAAACTCTGGTGGAGGGCGATGGCCCGAAGACATACTGGACCCGGGAGCTGGCCAATGACGAGCTGATTTTG ACTTTTGGGGCCGACGACGTCGTGTGCACGAGAATTTACGTCCGCGAGTAA